DNA from Mycobacterium bourgelatii:
GCACGCCGAACTGTTTGACGCCGACGGCTGGTATCACACCAGGGATGCCGGGTACCTCGACGACGACGGGTTCCTGTACTTCACCGGGCGTGGCGACGAGATGATCAAGACATCAGGAGCCAATGTCGCACCCCTGGAGGTGGAAGCGGTGCTCGCCCGTATCGACGGGGTCCGGATCGCTTACGTCGTAGGCGTTCCCGACCCAGACAAGGGTGCATTGGTCTGCGCCGTCGTCGTGCTCAACCAAGGACGCCAAGCCTCGGCGGAAGAACTCACCGCGGCATGCCGAAAAGAACTGGCAGCATACAAGATCCCAAAAAGATGGGTCATCCTGCCCGACACGGACAAGTTGCCTTACACCACCACAAACAAGATCGACAAGAATCGGCTGGTGCAGCGGCTCACGTCAGGAGAGCTGACGTGACCGAGGAGGGGACGCTGGCCGAACTGCAGGCGCGTATCGCGCGACTGGAGGCCCTTGACGAGATCCGACAACTGGCGGCCAAATACGCGGTGGCCCTGGACATGCGCGACTTCAACAGCTTGGCCAATCTTTTCGTCGACGACGTCGGCCTACCGGGCAAGCGCCAAGGCCGTGCGGCGATGCGGGAGTGGTACGACACTGAGATCCGGCGCTCGCTGATAGGCAGCGCCCACGGGATTCTCGGCCATGTGATCGACATCCACGACGCCGACACCGCCAGCGGGCTCGTGTACTCACGCAATGACCTCGAGACCGAATCGGCCTGGGTCATCGAGCTGTTGGCGTATCTGGACTCATACGTGCGGCGCGACGGCCATTGGTACTTTCTGCGGCGCACACCGCTGTTCTGGTATCAGAGCGACATCACCGATCCACCCGTCGGGCCACACAAGATCCGCTGGCCGGGCGCCGCGCGCCACGACGGTGCATTCCACGATGCATTCCCGTCCTGGGAGGAGTTCTGGAATGCCGACCCGGGACGTTTCGACGCACCCGTGCCCGCTCCGGCTCCCGTAGGGGAGTGGTTACGCACCCTGCGTCGTGGTGCCGACGTACCGCGGGTTAACCCCACCGGTCGAGCGGGAGATTCGAATGACCGGCACTAACTTGAATTTCGCCTTCACCGACGAGCAGAACGAGTTGCGTCGAACGGTGCGTTCGTTCCTGGAGGTCAAGGCCAGCGAGGCGCAGGTTCGTCGACACATGGAATTGCCG
Protein-coding regions in this window:
- a CDS encoding nuclear transport factor 2 family protein — encoded protein: MTEEGTLAELQARIARLEALDEIRQLAAKYAVALDMRDFNSLANLFVDDVGLPGKRQGRAAMREWYDTEIRRSLIGSAHGILGHVIDIHDADTASGLVYSRNDLETESAWVIELLAYLDSYVRRDGHWYFLRRTPLFWYQSDITDPPVGPHKIRWPGAARHDGAFHDAFPSWEEFWNADPGRFDAPVPAPAPVGEWLRTLRRGADVPRVNPTGRAGDSNDRH